The following coding sequences lie in one Primulina huaijiensis isolate GDHJ02 chromosome 2, ASM1229523v2, whole genome shotgun sequence genomic window:
- the LOC140971241 gene encoding putative F-box protein At4g38870 — translation MNQVIIISGKDRKPEEARKNYHVMELAGIGYLPYDLIIEILSRLPVKVLCKFRCVSKSWHGLLTRDKEFAARHIECSKHMPLLLIRRYLSDAIEEPNNSKTTIELTSVDMQGDVTDRFKKVIDGPVHTFISCGPLSVLCCMYSLYVCNPSIREIVRVPYRSNSRLHNIGFGYLPITNEYKIVHLHYHSYVGNGKMGCEIFSFRSGEDVTSGSWRQIGDCPSSAWTSEYPICVNGVIYWSLSSGWKDRSILSLDLKKEEFASISYPIRDSKKYSFLEYIGLMGGLCVVGFSEETSRMDIWMLKNRTKIWAMEYSINLSPLCPKFLISTDDNSQEILVHMEQRDLICYSLKSQKSRRIGYHGAIKNYNKPCLYYGSLIPLG, via the coding sequence ATGAATCAGGTCATCATCATTTCGGGAAAGGATCGAAAACCGGAGGAAGCAAGGAAAAATTATCATGTGATGGAATTGGCAGGGATCGGTTATCTCCCATATGATCTGATCATTGAAATACTCTCACGACTTCCTGTCAAGGTTCTTTGCAAATTCAGGTGCGTCTCTAAATCGTGGCACGGCTTATTAACTCGTGACAAGGAATTCGCAGCTCGACATATTGAATGTTCGAAGCATATGCCTCTGTTGCTAATCAGAAGATACCTTTCCGATGCGATTGAGGAGCCTAATAATAGCAAAACCACCATTGAATTGACTTCAGTAGACATGCAAGGAGATGTAACTGATAGATTCAAGAAAGTAATAGATGGTCCCGTTCACACGTTCATTTCCTGTGGTCCTTTGAGTGTTTTGTGCTGCATGTACTCTCTTTATGTCTGCAACCCCTCCATTCGCGAAATTGTCCGTGTCCCGTATCGTTCTAACTCTCGTCTACATAACATAGGATTCGGGTACCTTCCAATCACAAATGAGTACAAGATTGTCCACTTGCACTACCATTCTTATGTTGGGAACGGGAAAATGGGGTGTGAGATTTTCTCCTTTAGAAGTGGTGAGGATGTTACTTCCGGTTCTTGGAGACAAATTGGAGATTGCCCTTCTAGCGCCTGGACCTCTGAGTACCCTATCTGTGTTAATGGAGTCATTTACTGGTCACTTTCTTCTGGTTGGAAAGACAGATCAATTCTTTCTCTAGACCTAAAGAAAGAAGAATTCGCCAGTATTTCCTATCCCATACGTGACTCGAAAAAATACAGTTTCTTGGAGTATATCGGGCTTATGGGTGGTTTATGTGTAGTCGGGTTCTCAGAAGAAACGTCGAGAATGGATATATGGATGTTGAAAAACAGGACTAAGATTTGGGCAATGGAGTACAGCATCAATCTCTCCCCTTTGTGTCCGAAGTTTCTAATTTCTACTGACGATAATTCTCAAGAAATATTAGTTCATATGGAGCAAAGGGATCTCATTTGTTACAGCCTAAAGAGCCAAAAATCAAGGAGAATTGGTTACCACGGAGCCATCAAGAATTACAATAAGCCGTGCCTTTACTACGGTAGCCTTATTCCACTCGGATAA
- the LOC140971240 gene encoding F-box/LRR-repeat protein At1g67190-like, with product MEYLPVEVVGNILSRLGAARDIVIASATCRKWQEAWRNHLHTLTFNSSDWPFYHEFSTDRLEILITQTIFQTRGLQCLSIILDDVDEFAAAPVVAWLMFTRETLRQLHYNVRTTPSINILEKCGRQKLEVLSLAHNILTGVEPIYQRFPRLRSLSLSYVSISALDLSLLLTACSKIEVLNLISLDIIMSDPQATMELSSNSLKDIYVEAISLDKFILEADSLEKLHLKDCTLEVFELVGKGMLRLLKIDDVSVIHLDIGESAENLEIVDVSNFTITWAKFHNMISRSSRLRQLRLWDILFDDEDEVVEIETISSCFPLLSHLSLSFDLREATVQYGLQGSFVLVNVSVLELGWTVISDLFSMWVSGLLERCPRLRKLVIHGVVSETKTHEECNMLANFTSSIVRLMRKYLHVEVQFEYE from the coding sequence ATGGAGTATCTTCCAGTTGAAGTTGTTGGGAACATACTATCACGGCTGGGGGCTGCTCGGGACATTGTGATTGCATCTGCGACTTGCAGAAAGTGGCAAGAGGCTTGGAGGAACCATCTCCATACTCTTACATTTAATTCTAGTGATTGGCCATTTTATCACGAGTTTTCCACTGATAGGCTCGAGATACTTATAACTCAAACAATATTTCAAACCAGGGGACTGCAGTGCCTTTCTATAATTTTGGACGATGTAGATGAATTTGCTGCAGCTCCAGTTGTTGCCTGGCTCATGTTCACTAGAGAAACATTGCGTCAGCTGCATTATAATGTGAGGACAACACCTAGCATCAACATTCTCGAAAAATGTGGTCGGCAAAAGCTTGAAGTATTGTCTTTGGCTCACAATATACTTACAGGGGTTGAACCTATTTACCAGAGATTCCCCCGCCTAAGATCCTTATCTCTGAGTTATGTCAGTATATCAGCATTGGATTTGAGTCTTTTGCTCACTGCCTGTTCCAAAATTGAGGTCTTGAACTTAATCAGTCTAGATATTATCATGTCCGATCCACAAGCTACCATGGAGTTGAGTAGTAACTCATTGAAGGATATTTACGTTGAAGCAATCAGTTTGGATAAGTTTATACTGGAGGCTGACAGTCTAGAGAAGTTGCACTTGAAAGATTGCACACTTGAAGTTTTTGAGCTTGTTGGTAAAGGGATGCTGAGGTTACTAAAGATTGACGATGTAAGTGTCATCCATCTTGACATTGGTGAGAGTGCTGAAAATCTGGAGATTGTCGATGTGAGCAATTTTACGATCACATGGGCAAAGTTCCACAATATGATATCACGATCGTCAAGATTGCGACAGCTTAGGCTTTGGGATATCCTGTTTGACGATGAGGACGAGGTTGTGGAAATAGAGACAATTTCTTCATGCTTTCCTTTACTAAGCCATCTATCCTTGAGTTTCGATCTGAGAGAGGCAACAGTTCAGTATGGGTTACAAGGTTCTTTTGTTTTGGTGAATGTGAGTGTCTTGGAACTCGGGTGGACTGTAATCAGTGACCTGTTCTCAATGTGGGTCTCAGGACTCTTGGAAAGATGCCCTCGCCTCAGGAAGTTGGTTATCCATGGAGTGGTTTCAGAAACCAAAACGCATGAAGAATGCAACATGTTAGCCAACTTCACCTCATCCATTGTCAGACTCATGAGGAAGTACCTTCATGTAGAGGTTCAGTTTGAATATGAATAG
- the LOC140971239 gene encoding uncharacterized protein isoform X1: MAAGTTKKIYAASARAHTRKPKPKPKPKTRSYSIFSWMFKEIFLVFFMGIFAWAYQATRPPPPRICGSADGPPVTASRIKLNDGRYLAYKEYGVPKEKAKHKIVFIHGINNCRHDVAAITASLSPDIVENQGIYIVSFDRPGYGESDPHPSQTVKSLAFDIEELADQLGLGSKFYVIGFSMGGQIVWTCLKYIPHRLAGAVLLAPVVNYWWPGIPSNISKEAYYQQLPQDQRALRVAHYIPWLHYWWNTQKLFPFSSVIAYSTSVYSNKDRELAPKIHSIRKEFEALPRQQGDFESALRDMIVGFGNWEFDPTDLKNPFSESEGSVHLWQGDDDKLVPVELQRYISNQLPWLQYHELSGAGHMFPYADGMSDSIMQTLLGTRKVPS; this comes from the exons ATGGCGGCTGGGACAACCAAGAAGATATATGCCGCCTCTGCAAGGGCGCACACCCGGAAGCCGAAGCCGAAGCCGAAGCCGAAAACGAGATCTTATTCTATTTTTTCAT GGATGTTCAAGGAAATCTTTTTGGTTTTCTTTATGGGGATTTTTGCATGGGCATATCAGGCCACACGACCTCCTCCACCGAGGATATGTGGCTCCGCAGATGGGCCTCCCGTTACAGCATCAAGAATTAAACTTAATGACGGGAGATACTTGGCTTACAAAGAATATGGTGTCCCAAAGGAGAAAGCAAAGCATAAGATAGTGTTTATCCACGGGATTAATAATTGTAGACATGATGTTGCAGCTATAACTGCATCCCTGTCCCCA GATATTGTTGAAAATCAAGGAATCTACATAGTTTCATTCGATAGACCTGGTTATGGAGAAAGTGACCCTCACCCGTCGCAAACAGTGAAGAGCTTAGCGTTTGACATTGAGGAACTTGCAGACCAGTTAGGATTGGGGTCCAAATTTTATGTTATCGGGTTTTCAATGGGTGGCCAGATTGTGTGGACATGCCTCAAGTATATCCCTCACAG GTTGGCTGGAGCTGTTCTTTTAGCACCAGTGGTGAATTATTGGTGGCCTGGTATTCCTTCAAACATATCAAAGGAAGCATATTATCAGCAGCTTCCACAGGATCAAAGGGCCCTTCGTGTTGCTCACTATATACCATGGCTTCACTACTGGTGGAATACCCAAAAATTGTTTCCTTTTTCGAGTGTTATCGCTTACAGTACAAGTGTTTATTCTAACAAAGACAGAGAACTAGCGCCTAAAATTCATTCTATAAGAAAGGAGTTTGAG GCGCTGCCAAGACAACAAGGAGATTTCGAGTCTGCTCTTCGTGATATGATCGTTGGCTTTGGGAATTGGGAATTCGATCCCACAGATTTGAAGAATCCATTCTCCGAAAGTGAAGGTTCTGTTCACTTGTGGCAGGGGGATGATGATAAACTTGTCCCCGTTGAATTGCAGCGTTACATTTCCAATCAGCTGCCGTGGTTACAGTACCACGAGTTATCTGGTGCTGGTCATATGTTTCCATATGCAGATGGAATGTCAGACTCAATCATGCAAACACTTTTAGGTACAAGGAAAGTTCCCTCGTAG
- the LOC140971238 gene encoding uncharacterized protein: MGSNSKVLMELEANARSSSDSYLGPKLFFTGKASDNVNSDSLGAKPSIFPVPNSQVLGKVKDFLGVISESNKTLLQDAKGNPENYDMEVLDGRESHIIEMDLMLGIADLHTPEAVAAAEAAMAGYQPVISVDESSSSESEEEEEEEEEEEEEEEAENDDGNDEGTDENGNSSSRSNGKRFSGKSSKIRRLRKRTKIVELC; encoded by the exons ATGGGTTCCAACAGCAAAGTTCTTATGGAGTTAGAGGCTAATGCCCGAAGTTCATCGGATTCCTATTTAG GGCCGAAACTTTTTTTTACTGGAAAAGCGTCTGATAATGTAAATTCTGATTCACTCGGTGCAAAGCCCTCTATTTTTCCTGTTCCTAATAGCCAAG TTCTAGGCAAAGTGAAGGACTTCCTAGGCGTGATATCCGAGTCAAACAAAACCCTGTTGCAAGATGCAAAG GGAAATCCTGAGAACTATGATATGGAAGTACTCGATGGCAGAGAGTCACACATCATTGAAATG gatttaATGCTGGGCATTGCCGATCTTCACACCCCGGAGGCTGTTGCTGCAGCAGAAGCTGCCATGGCTGGTTATCAACCAGTAATTTCTGTGGACGAAAGTAGCAGTTCAGaatctgaagaagaagaagaagaagaagaagaagaagaagaagaagaagaagccgAAAATGATGATGGGAATGATGAGGGTACTGATGAAAATGGTAATAGTTCCTCAAGATCCAATGGGAAACGTTTTTCGGGAAAATCATCAAAAATCCGGCGATTAAGAAAACGAACCAAGATTGTGGAACTGTGTTAA
- the LOC140971239 gene encoding uncharacterized protein isoform X2, which yields MPPLQGRTPGSRSRSRSRKRDLILFFHIQNWNFSGMFKEIFLVFFMGIFAWAYQATRPPPPRICGSADGPPVTASRIKLNDGRYLAYKEYGVPKEKAKHKIVFIHGINNCRHDVAAITASLSPDIVENQGIYIVSFDRPGYGESDPHPSQTVKSLAFDIEELADQLGLGSKFYVIGFSMGGQIVWTCLKYIPHRLAGAVLLAPVVNYWWPGIPSNISKEAYYQQLPQDQRALRVAHYIPWLHYWWNTQKLFPFSSVIAYSTSVYSNKDRELAPKIHSIRKEFEALPRQQGDFESALRDMIVGFGNWEFDPTDLKNPFSESEGSVHLWQGDDDKLVPVELQRYISNQLPWLQYHELSGAGHMFPYADGMSDSIMQTLLGTRKVPS from the exons ATGCCGCCTCTGCAAGGGCGCACACCCGGAAGCCGAAGCCGAAGCCGAAGCCGAAAACGAGATCTTATTCTATTTTTTCAT ATTCAAAACTGGAACTTTTCAGGGATGTTCAAGGAAATCTTTTTGGTTTTCTTTATGGGGATTTTTGCATGGGCATATCAGGCCACACGACCTCCTCCACCGAGGATATGTGGCTCCGCAGATGGGCCTCCCGTTACAGCATCAAGAATTAAACTTAATGACGGGAGATACTTGGCTTACAAAGAATATGGTGTCCCAAAGGAGAAAGCAAAGCATAAGATAGTGTTTATCCACGGGATTAATAATTGTAGACATGATGTTGCAGCTATAACTGCATCCCTGTCCCCA GATATTGTTGAAAATCAAGGAATCTACATAGTTTCATTCGATAGACCTGGTTATGGAGAAAGTGACCCTCACCCGTCGCAAACAGTGAAGAGCTTAGCGTTTGACATTGAGGAACTTGCAGACCAGTTAGGATTGGGGTCCAAATTTTATGTTATCGGGTTTTCAATGGGTGGCCAGATTGTGTGGACATGCCTCAAGTATATCCCTCACAG GTTGGCTGGAGCTGTTCTTTTAGCACCAGTGGTGAATTATTGGTGGCCTGGTATTCCTTCAAACATATCAAAGGAAGCATATTATCAGCAGCTTCCACAGGATCAAAGGGCCCTTCGTGTTGCTCACTATATACCATGGCTTCACTACTGGTGGAATACCCAAAAATTGTTTCCTTTTTCGAGTGTTATCGCTTACAGTACAAGTGTTTATTCTAACAAAGACAGAGAACTAGCGCCTAAAATTCATTCTATAAGAAAGGAGTTTGAG GCGCTGCCAAGACAACAAGGAGATTTCGAGTCTGCTCTTCGTGATATGATCGTTGGCTTTGGGAATTGGGAATTCGATCCCACAGATTTGAAGAATCCATTCTCCGAAAGTGAAGGTTCTGTTCACTTGTGGCAGGGGGATGATGATAAACTTGTCCCCGTTGAATTGCAGCGTTACATTTCCAATCAGCTGCCGTGGTTACAGTACCACGAGTTATCTGGTGCTGGTCATATGTTTCCATATGCAGATGGAATGTCAGACTCAATCATGCAAACACTTTTAGGTACAAGGAAAGTTCCCTCGTAG